The following is a genomic window from Malus sylvestris chromosome 7, drMalSylv7.2, whole genome shotgun sequence.
atttagTAGAAGGTGTTGTTTTTTAAGTTTGGTAAGTATCTCATCTTCAATTGGATATTGATGAGATTACTGGATGCTTTGAATGAAGGTGGGGAAAGCTGGTGGAGAAAAGTGGAAATCTATGTCAACTGCGGTAAGTCTATACTCTATAGTATCTTCTGAAAGTAACAGTATTGGGATGTATGGAGGATGATATAAAGTGCTCTCAGTGGACGTAGCTATACACAAGGCAATTTGATGACTTTTGGAAATTTGTCATGTGACGTAGCCATTGCCATTCGGGTAAATGGCTTCGTAGTTGTTGCCTGCCTGATGACTTTAAAGGACAGAAGAGTCGAATGTGAATTTTCATCTTCGATTGTGTACCAAGTTGGGAATTTAGCACAATATTAAAATAGTTGGTGCGGAAGGATATATAAGTTCTTAGTTTCTGTAAGCTCAATTCTCTTTTAGTAGATTCAGTCCAGGTCACAATTGATTGGTCCATTGCTTTtattgtctaattttttttttttttttactgggCCGGGATTGGTAGGAGAAAGCTCCATATGAAGCTAAAGCAGCAAAAAGGAAAACGGAGTATGAAAAACTTATGAAAGCTTACAACAACAAAGAGGTATAAATGGACTTGCACTTTAATAGAAACAAACCCTTCATCCTTTCTCCATGTTTAGTTTCTGACTGTCACGTCTTCTATcaggatgaggaggaggatgacGAGGAAGAAGTTGCTGAAAGGTCAAAACCCATTGCGAAGAttgtggaagaagaagagagtgcTGAGGTAATCTTCAAAACTATATATGAATCCTTGCGCAGGTGCGCTGTACTATTGCTTGCTTTGTCGAGTCTGATATTTCTCATGTCTTGCATGCATTCTGATCTTTCATCTGATGTTATCAAGATCTTATAATAGTGGAAAGTTCAAACGTATGAGCTGCGCTTGCTTATAAAAATGACTTGTAAAATCAACTGCAAGTTATGTTGTGAAAACATAGTTCATGTTGTTGTGAATCAGTTAGATACAGTTTTTACCTGAACAAAATGAATTGCTCCTACTTCTAATCGGGAGAAACATTGATTGCTCATGCGGTCCTACTATATACTCTACACTACTGTATTGCCAAAATTGGATTTCTGATGTTCATCCTATATTTCGCATTACAGTCCAATCCCTGGCAAGTGGAGAACTTATAAATCAAATTTTCCCCAGTGCAATTTCTTCTTGTTCATACTTGACTAATTAGGATTACTTTTACGGGGGTTTCTCATCCAACTTAAAACTGGAATTTTCAAATTGCAGGAAGACGATGAAGAAGATGACGacgatgatgaagatgaagactGATCTGGCATTCCATGTTGATCCATAATATCACCTCCCACGGGACGGGACTTGTGCTATGACACCTTTAACTTATGTTAAATATGCTTGTTTATTTGAGAGGGATGCATCAAGCATGCCGAGCCCTCGCATCTTCCAGGTAGCCTTGCTAGGTTACATCATCGTTGTATATATCGTGCTTACACCGTGTTCATTAGCCGTGCGTGATATGATATCTATGTTCTTCTATTTACTAAATTAGAGATGAATGGGTTGGTCTTTAATTTGGAAGGTGGATACAGTTATGAATCGTTCTACAAGTTATCTTCTGATATTCCTTATCCATCAGCAACTCTTCTCCAGCACACTTTCCTGAGATGATTTGGTTTCAGTTTCCGAGTCATGCATGGATTGTAGGGGGATGACAATTTTACCCAACAAACCCGACTCTTGCCGGGTCGAAGTCCGGGTAGGCTCGCGGGGAAATCGGGGATGTATGTTAAGTAGGGAAATTTTATTCCTTTTCAGTTTGATCGATGTTGGAAACATCCGATTCTGTACGTGGTGGGATGGGGTTAGGGAGGGTAAAATCCAACCATGTGTCCTACTGCCACCGTAGCATGGGAGAAATTCTTGTGTCCGACCGGAGTACGTGACCATCCGTACGCTCATGCACAACCAAGTGGATCCCCTCTATTGGTTCGTGAAAGTGGGTTCGTGGGGAGTCCCGCGTTGGGGTGTACGGATGACCTTATCTTCTGGAGGATATGTCTCTAGCCCTGGGGAAATGAAGGATGACATGATATGGaaacattttcaaagagaaggccCAACCCAATTAGGCAAAAAGAAAATACTCCCAAATACAAATTGTTACCacctaaagaaaaacaaaacaaatctaCGGTCAGAATTTTCTCCTCCTCACTAAAAGGAGACAAGCATGTGAATTCGTCACAACAATCTATAATTTCGAGACCGGGAAGTTCCATGGAGGC
Proteins encoded in this region:
- the LOC126629757 gene encoding high mobility group B protein 1-like, whose product is MKASKGKGPVRKDKKEVLKPVEEIKVGKRKAAIEADKSRRKLAKNAKLGKKDPNKPKRPASAFFVFLEEFRTVYKKEHPNVKAVSAVGKAGGEKWKSMSTAEKAPYEAKAAKRKTEYEKLMKAYNNKEDEEEDDEEEVAERSKPIAKIVEEEESAEEDDEEDDDDDEDED